ATAAATTTTATTTGCAACCCCGACTGGTCGGGATGAATATGGATTGAATTGACTCCGAAAAGATTTTTGTATAACACATTAACGACAAGAAAAATTACTATAAATGGAGAGAGTTTTTTAAACCATCTATCCGTCTGGCTTATTCCATTGGTGATATAGTAAACTGCCCAAATCAGAGCTAAAATTGCAATTATTATTGAAAGTATTCTTAAGAATGTTGGAAACCTAAATATATATTCTTCTTTTTTCATTTAACTTCTTCTTTTTTTATTTAATTAATTCAACAATCTTTTTGACATTTTGAGATTTTTCCTTTCTACATATTAAAAGAGCATCTTTAGTATCTACAACAATCAAATTCTCAACTCCAGCAAGCCCGATAACTTTTTTCTCATTTTCACATAATACATAACTATCTTTAGAATTTAAATCTATAATATTCCCCGAAAAATAATTTCCCTTTTCATTTTTGGGCATCATATTATAAACAGCTTTCCAGCTTCCAATATCGTTCCAGTCAATATCAATGGGTAGAACAGCAGCATTTTCTGCTTTTTCCATCACACCGATATCAATCGGGATGCTTTGCAAATTCTGGTAAATTTCTTTAATTCCTTCAATTTTATTTTGTAACCAGAGTGTTTTGATTTTTACAAGTTGATGATATAAATCAGGCATATATTTTTCAAAAGCATCAAGTATTGAACTGAATGTCCAGAGAAACATTCCACTATTCCAGGAGAAGTTTCCTGACTTTACAAATTCTTTAGCGGTTTCCAAGTCTGGCTTTTCCTTGAACTTTTTTACAGCAAATATATTAAACTTTCCATCACCAACTTTTTCTCCAGATTCAATATAGCCATAACCTGTTGTGGGAAAAATAGGTTTAATTCCGAAGGTAATCAGATTTTCATTTTCTCTGGCAAACTTTGCAGCGAATGAAACTAT
This portion of the Candidatus Cloacimonadota bacterium genome encodes:
- a CDS encoding mannose-1-phosphate guanylyltransferase codes for the protein TMIALIMAGGIGTRFWPLSTKSKPKQFLNILGKRSMIQQTVDRILPQVDYKDIYVVTNCEQTELVKEHLTQIPVENIIAEPLGRNTAACIGLGTILLSDKYAADETMLVLPADHYIGKPEKFLEIVSFAAKFARENENLITFGIKPIFPTTGYGYIESGEKVGDGKFNIFAVKKFKEKPDLETAKEFVKSGNFSWNSGMFLWTFSSILDAFEKYMPDLYHQLVKIKTLWLQNKIEGIKEIYQNLQSIPIDIGVMEKAENAAVLPIDIDWNDIGSWKAVYNMMPKNEKGNYFSGNIIDLNSKDSYVLCENEKKVIGLAGVENLIVVDTKDALLICRKEKSQNVKKIVELIK